A genomic segment from Treponema sp. Marseille-Q3903 encodes:
- a CDS encoding HsdR family type I site-specific deoxyribonuclease: protein MLTVQKNDRRAFRVLVSIIDNLINLMKSESNLPVYGQQVVFIFDECHRSQFGEAQKNLRKKFKKYYQFGFTGTPIFKENALGAETTASVFGYELHSYVITDAIRDEKVLKFKVDYNDVRPAFKALETELDEAKISAAEEKQLLLHPDRIKAIAQYILQNFRIKTHRMQGSNKGFNAMFAVSSVESAKLFYQELKELQKASEKPLKIATIFSFAPNEEQNAIGDISEENFDPSAMNQSAKEFLARAIDDYNKMFNTTFGIDSKEFQNYYRDLAKKVKNKEVDLLIVVGMFLTGFDAPTLNTLFVDKRLRYHGLIQAFSRTNRIYDSTKKFGNIVTFRDLEQAAIDAITLFGDKNTKNVVLEKSYKEYLQGFTDIITGEVRRGYVEVVKELKKQFPRPDEIATEADKKAFVQLFGEYLRIENVLQNYDEFDRLKALHALDAKDSAAVSAFKERYFLTDEAFDNALAQMQDIDVLTERAVQDYRSTYNDIRDWLRRERDGDNSENTKIDWDDVVFEVDLLKSQEIDLDYILELIFDRHKRTKDKTTLVDEVRRIIRASIDNRAKETLIVDFINETDFALIEDRAGIIEAFFVYAQKKQAEEAAALIAEESLNEEAAKRYIQASLKREYASENGTDLNAVLPKLSPLNPQYLTKKHNVFRKLSAFVEKFKGIGGTI from the coding sequence ATGTTAACCGTTCAAAAAAATGATAGAAGAGCTTTTCGTGTTTTGGTAAGCATAATAGATAATTTGATTAATCTGATGAAAAGCGAAAGCAATCTGCCTGTCTATGGGCAGCAGGTAGTCTTTATCTTCGATGAGTGCCATCGCTCGCAATTCGGCGAAGCACAGAAGAACTTACGAAAAAAATTCAAAAAGTACTATCAATTCGGATTTACCGGGACACCTATCTTTAAGGAAAATGCGCTTGGGGCGGAGACTACTGCAAGCGTGTTCGGCTACGAGCTGCATTCGTATGTTATCACCGATGCAATCCGCGATGAAAAGGTTTTGAAGTTCAAAGTTGACTATAACGATGTGCGCCCTGCGTTCAAAGCGTTGGAAACAGAACTGGACGAAGCAAAAATCAGTGCAGCTGAAGAAAAACAACTCCTATTGCATCCCGATCGTATAAAAGCAATCGCTCAATACATCTTACAGAATTTCAGAATAAAAACCCATCGCATGCAAGGAAGCAATAAAGGTTTTAATGCGATGTTTGCCGTCAGCAGCGTTGAATCGGCTAAGCTTTTCTATCAGGAATTGAAAGAGCTTCAAAAGGCGAGTGAAAAACCGCTCAAGATAGCGACGATATTTTCTTTTGCTCCTAATGAGGAACAAAACGCAATCGGTGATATCAGTGAAGAGAATTTTGACCCCTCTGCGATGAATCAGAGCGCCAAAGAGTTTTTAGCAAGGGCTATTGATGATTATAACAAAATGTTTAATACGACGTTCGGGATAGACAGCAAGGAATTTCAAAACTACTACCGCGATTTGGCAAAAAAAGTGAAGAATAAAGAAGTTGACTTGTTGATTGTAGTCGGTATGTTCCTTACCGGTTTTGATGCGCCTACGCTGAACACCCTTTTTGTTGATAAGCGTTTGCGCTATCACGGGCTGATACAGGCGTTTTCACGAACAAACCGCATATATGACTCGACCAAGAAGTTCGGCAACATCGTTACATTCAGAGATTTGGAGCAGGCTGCAATAGATGCCATTACGCTCTTCGGCGATAAAAATACAAAAAACGTAGTGCTCGAAAAAAGCTATAAAGAATATCTACAAGGTTTTACAGACATAATAACCGGCGAAGTTCGCAGGGGATATGTCGAAGTCGTCAAGGAATTGAAAAAACAGTTTCCTCGTCCTGATGAAATAGCAACCGAAGCTGACAAAAAAGCATTTGTACAGCTGTTCGGTGAATATCTGCGTATTGAAAATGTTTTACAAAATTATGACGAATTTGACCGGCTTAAAGCACTTCATGCCCTTGATGCTAAAGACAGTGCTGCAGTCAGCGCATTTAAAGAGCGATACTTTTTAACTGATGAAGCGTTTGATAATGCGCTTGCGCAGATGCAAGACATTGACGTGTTGACCGAACGCGCAGTGCAGGATTATCGTTCAACGTATAACGATATTAGAGATTGGCTTAGACGCGAAAGGGATGGCGATAACTCTGAAAACACAAAAATCGATTGGGACGACGTGGTCTTTGAAGTTGATTTGCTTAAATCGCAAGAGATAGATCTCGACTATATTCTTGAACTTATTTTTGACCGCCATAAGAGAACTAAAGATAAAACAACATTGGTAGATGAAGTGCGCCGCATAATCAGGGCGAGCATTGACAATAGAGCAAAAGAGACTTTGATAGTCGATTTTATCAATGAAACTGATTTTGCTCTGATTGAAGACAGGGCAGGAATCATCGAAGCCTTTTTTGTCTATGCACAGAAAAAGCAAGCGGAAGAAGCTGCCGCCTTGATAGCCGAAGAATCTCTCAATGAAGAAGCTGCAAAACGATATATACAAGCTTCGTTAAAACGAGAGTATGCAAGTGAAAACGGAACAGATTTGAATGCCGTTCTGCCGAAGCTCAGCCCGCTCAACCCACAGTATTTAACAAAAAAGCACAACGTATTCCGAAAACTCTCTGCTTTCGTCGAAAAGTTCAAAGGAATCGGCGGAACTATCTGA
- a CDS encoding valine--tRNA ligase, translated as MKAIELEKAYEPKSFEDRIYNDWESKGYFKPASDECSPIHEQFKCRCADCNKKPDTYSVVIPPPNVTGVLHMGHGLNNTLQDIVVRYHRMKGDNTLWVTGTDHAGIATQNVVERQLKKEGLSRNDLGREKFLERTWEVKNNHHNIIVKQQKKLGNSTDWERERFTYDEGLSKAVRDVFVTLYERGLMYKGQRLVNWCPRCGTALADDEVDHEDTQGAMYHIYYEYADGSGRIEVATTRPETFFGDTAVAVNPGDKRYANIVGKMLKLPLTGKEIPIIADEYVDMEFGTGMVKITPAHDPNDWEVGKRHNLEVVNLLTPDGRMNENVPEKYRGLKPEAARKLVIEDLEAAGLFKGEEKMVHSVGHCYRCKTVVEPYLSAQWFVKMKPMAEKALAAWKNGEIKFFPQKWENTYKNWLENIRDWCVSRQIWWGHRIPAWYCDCGETIVSREDPTCCPKCGADSSHLTQDPDVLDTWFSSWLWPFSTLGWPENTEDLKTFYPTTALVTAYDIIFFWVSRMIMAGLEFTGKVPFHDIYIHGLVRDKQGRKMSKSLGNGMDPLEIIDMYGADALKFTLGFMCAQGQDILIDKDSFKLGSRFCNKVWNASRYLLGNLEGRELIVVNDSDLTELDKWIYSRLNYCARIVREALESYRYNDAASALMEYFWNEFCDWYVEATKINFKNGDDREKNRQATVLLNILEENLRLLHPYLPFVTEEIYSKLPLAEIAANRKKSEAHKILSDSEYSGMLINAPYPNNCDERENAEIEKRFEVLKDLIGKVRALRVDCGIDPAAKINIAIKITKGSAAEVCREKVEMIQLLAGVAKIDFVEIKPASSIGTVGTGFESFILVDESIDKEQLLARFQKTMEKEQGYAKMSENKLSGNFAKHAPAELVEEEKQRLSESLRRISTLQGYISELK; from the coding sequence ATGAAAGCGATTGAACTTGAAAAAGCGTACGAGCCTAAGTCTTTTGAGGATCGTATCTACAACGACTGGGAAAGCAAAGGGTATTTTAAACCTGCAAGCGATGAATGTTCACCAATTCACGAACAATTTAAATGTCGATGTGCAGATTGCAACAAAAAGCCTGATACTTATTCGGTCGTTATTCCTCCTCCAAACGTAACGGGCGTCCTCCACATGGGACACGGGTTGAACAACACTCTTCAGGATATCGTAGTGCGTTATCACCGAATGAAAGGAGACAACACTCTTTGGGTTACAGGAACTGACCATGCCGGCATCGCTACGCAAAACGTTGTTGAACGTCAGCTCAAAAAAGAAGGTCTTTCACGAAACGATTTAGGACGCGAAAAATTTCTCGAACGCACGTGGGAAGTTAAAAACAACCATCACAATATAATCGTAAAACAGCAGAAAAAACTTGGAAATTCAACAGATTGGGAACGCGAGCGCTTTACTTATGACGAAGGTTTGAGCAAAGCTGTTCGCGATGTTTTTGTCACGCTGTATGAACGCGGACTTATGTACAAAGGTCAGCGCCTTGTAAACTGGTGTCCGCGCTGTGGAACTGCTCTCGCTGATGATGAAGTTGACCATGAAGATACTCAAGGCGCAATGTATCACATCTATTACGAATATGCAGATGGAAGCGGTAGAATTGAAGTTGCTACAACTCGTCCAGAAACTTTTTTTGGGGACACAGCAGTTGCCGTAAATCCCGGCGATAAACGTTACGCAAATATTGTCGGAAAAATGCTGAAACTCCCTTTGACAGGTAAAGAAATTCCAATCATCGCAGATGAATATGTAGATATGGAATTCGGAACCGGTATGGTAAAAATAACGCCGGCGCATGACCCGAACGACTGGGAAGTTGGAAAACGACACAACCTTGAAGTTGTCAATCTTTTGACTCCTGACGGACGTATGAACGAAAATGTTCCGGAAAAATACCGTGGATTAAAACCCGAAGCTGCTCGAAAACTTGTGATTGAAGATCTTGAGGCGGCTGGACTTTTTAAGGGCGAAGAAAAAATGGTTCACTCGGTTGGTCATTGTTACCGCTGTAAAACTGTTGTAGAGCCGTATCTGTCTGCACAGTGGTTTGTAAAAATGAAACCGATGGCAGAAAAAGCGCTCGCAGCGTGGAAAAACGGAGAGATTAAATTCTTTCCTCAAAAATGGGAAAACACGTATAAAAACTGGCTCGAGAATATCCGCGATTGGTGTGTAAGCCGCCAAATCTGGTGGGGGCATCGCATTCCTGCATGGTATTGTGATTGCGGCGAGACAATCGTCAGCCGAGAAGACCCCACTTGTTGTCCAAAATGTGGTGCAGATTCAAGTCATCTCACTCAAGATCCTGATGTACTTGATACGTGGTTTTCATCATGGCTATGGCCTTTCTCAACGCTCGGTTGGCCTGAAAATACTGAAGATTTGAAAACGTTCTATCCTACAACAGCCCTTGTCACTGCTTACGATATCATCTTTTTTTGGGTCAGCCGTATGATTATGGCAGGTCTCGAATTTACAGGAAAAGTACCGTTCCACGACATTTACATTCACGGACTTGTTCGCGATAAACAGGGACGCAAGATGTCAAAATCTCTTGGAAACGGAATGGATCCGCTCGAAATCATCGACATGTACGGGGCAGATGCTCTCAAGTTCACACTCGGATTTATGTGTGCGCAAGGGCAGGACATTTTAATCGATAAAGATTCGTTTAAACTAGGTTCACGTTTTTGCAACAAAGTTTGGAACGCTTCGCGATATCTTCTTGGCAACCTTGAAGGGCGCGAGCTGATAGTTGTAAATGATTCTGACCTTACAGAGCTCGATAAATGGATTTACAGCCGCTTGAATTATTGTGCAAGAATTGTAAGGGAAGCGCTCGAGTCGTACCGTTATAACGATGCCGCTTCAGCACTGATGGAATATTTCTGGAACGAATTTTGTGATTGGTACGTTGAAGCGACAAAAATCAATTTTAAAAATGGTGATGATAGAGAAAAAAATCGTCAGGCAACTGTTTTGTTGAACATCCTTGAAGAAAATTTAAGACTTCTTCATCCATATCTTCCATTCGTCACAGAAGAAATTTACTCAAAATTGCCGCTCGCAGAAATTGCCGCCAACAGAAAAAAATCAGAAGCGCATAAAATTTTATCTGACAGCGAATATTCTGGAATGCTTATAAACGCTCCTTATCCAAATAATTGCGATGAAAGAGAAAATGCAGAGATAGAAAAGCGGTTTGAAGTTCTCAAAGACCTGATTGGAAAAGTTAGAGCTTTACGCGTTGACTGCGGAATTGACCCTGCTGCAAAAATCAACATCGCAATTAAAATCACAAAAGGAAGTGCGGCAGAAGTTTGCCGTGAAAAGGTAGAGATGATTCAGCTGCTTGCAGGTGTAGCAAAAATCGACTTTGTTGAAATAAAACCGGCATCTTCTATTGGAACTGTGGGGACAGGTTTTGAATCGTT
- a CDS encoding SulP family inorganic anion transporter, with protein sequence MFKPVLINTIKAYSAKSFFSDLIAGVIVGIVALPLAIAFAIASGVNPAAGIFTAIVAGFCISAFGGSRVQIGGPTGAFAVIVYGVVNQYGLSGLATATVMAGILLILLGAFKMGGLVKFIPYTIVTGFTAGIAVTIAAGQIGDFFGLKPDFSIPMTILGEEYSKMPGEVLPKMIVYIKSAASVNLYSFSMSAVCLVFIFIWAKFIKNIPGSFVVIIAATIVSIILDKTCGLKTDTIGTFADGTVHYIIPNTLPIPKFPDFSPKTITTLFPTAISITVLAAVESLLSAVVADGMTGYKHDSDTELIAQGIANIASPIFGGIPATGAIARTATNIKNGGRTPIAGIFHAITLMLILLFAGKYAAYIPMSALAAVLISVAWNMAGFPSIRSLLKGQKSDICVFSVTFLITVLVDLTVAIEIGLGFAAFFFIKKMIDLSNIQNHNETITDGIKKDHPSENLDIPSDTIVYEIEGPLFFGTVRKFEIATERAGTNCKFLVLRMRNTIYLDAGGIRALEQAKAACDRKGITIVISGILTQPYMLLEKTGMADKIGRENIFENITDALNRCRK encoded by the coding sequence ATGTTCAAACCTGTTCTGATAAACACAATCAAAGCTTATAGCGCAAAGTCATTTTTCTCAGATTTAATTGCCGGTGTCATCGTTGGAATAGTTGCCTTACCGTTGGCAATCGCTTTTGCTATTGCGTCAGGAGTGAACCCTGCGGCAGGAATTTTCACTGCTATCGTTGCCGGGTTTTGTATTTCTGCCTTCGGTGGAAGCCGCGTTCAGATTGGAGGACCTACAGGCGCATTTGCGGTTATAGTCTACGGAGTTGTAAACCAATACGGGCTTTCCGGGCTTGCGACGGCAACAGTCATGGCAGGCATTCTTTTGATTTTGCTCGGTGCGTTTAAGATGGGTGGTCTTGTAAAATTTATTCCATATACTATCGTGACGGGATTTACAGCAGGAATAGCTGTCACAATAGCGGCAGGGCAAATTGGAGATTTCTTTGGTCTTAAACCTGATTTTTCTATTCCGATGACAATTCTCGGTGAAGAATATTCAAAAATGCCAGGGGAAGTTTTGCCGAAGATGATTGTATACATAAAATCGGCAGCGTCTGTCAATTTGTATTCATTTTCAATGTCTGCCGTTTGCCTCGTATTCATCTTTATCTGGGCAAAATTCATAAAAAATATTCCCGGAAGTTTTGTCGTAATCATCGCCGCAACAATCGTAAGCATAATATTAGACAAAACTTGTGGACTTAAGACAGATACAATCGGAACTTTTGCAGACGGAACAGTTCATTACATAATCCCGAACACGCTCCCAATTCCAAAGTTCCCTGACTTCAGCCCTAAGACAATCACGACGCTTTTTCCGACGGCAATTTCTATAACAGTTCTTGCCGCAGTCGAATCACTTTTATCTGCCGTAGTTGCAGATGGCATGACCGGATATAAACACGATTCAGATACGGAATTGATTGCACAGGGAATTGCAAATATCGCTTCACCAATCTTTGGAGGCATTCCGGCAACAGGAGCAATTGCACGCACCGCTACAAATATCAAAAACGGAGGGCGTACACCGATTGCAGGAATCTTTCATGCAATCACGCTTATGCTGATTTTGTTGTTCGCAGGTAAATATGCGGCATACATTCCGATGTCAGCACTCGCCGCAGTTTTGATCAGTGTCGCATGGAATATGGCAGGATTCCCATCTATCCGCTCACTTTTGAAAGGACAAAAATCAGATATATGTGTTTTTTCTGTGACATTCCTCATCACTGTGCTTGTTGACCTGACAGTTGCTATTGAAATCGGTCTAGGGTTTGCCGCATTCTTTTTCATCAAAAAGATGATTGATTTGTCGAATATTCAAAATCACAACGAAACAATCACTGATGGAATAAAAAAAGATCATCCATCTGAAAATCTGGACATTCCATCCGACACGATTGTTTACGAAATTGAAGGTCCTTTATTTTTTGGTACAGTCCGCAAGTTTGAAATAGCTACAGAGCGCGCCGGAACAAACTGCAAATTCCTTGTTCTGCGGATGAGAAACACAATTTACCTCGATGCAGGCGGGATTCGGGCACTTGAACAGGCAAAAGCCGCATGCGACCGCAAGGGAATCACAATCGTCATTTCCGGGATTTTAACTCAGCCGTATATGCTCCTTGAAAAGACAGGCATGGCAGATAAAATCGGCAGAGAAAACATCTTTGAAAATATAACAGATGCGTTAAACCGTTGTAGAAAATAA
- a CDS encoding AAA family ATPase → MENIKYDENIQIKKENIFCAEYEALIKNNEIEFSNNKIAVIYGPNGAGKTSLSLVLENAENYEFDIEFNNIRYTSKDEPFAHIIHDQNGRNIIQGSTEYFILGDNIKKEYQLKEQLDTGFRNLYASLITVLKAKFGIATRNSVFLSLLKDDKLKDYISDLANNRQKGNNIDKEG, encoded by the coding sequence ATGGAGAATATAAAATATGATGAAAATATCCAAATTAAAAAAGAAAATATTTTTTGTGCGGAATATGAAGCTCTTATCAAAAATAATGAAATAGAATTTAGCAATAATAAAATTGCCGTAATATATGGTCCAAATGGAGCAGGGAAAACAAGTTTATCTTTAGTTCTGGAAAATGCTGAAAATTATGAGTTTGATATTGAATTTAACAACATAAGATATACAAGCAAGGATGAACCTTTTGCGCATATAATTCACGACCAAAATGGAAGAAATATAATACAAGGCTCAACTGAATATTTTATACTCGGGGATAACATAAAAAAAGAATATCAACTGAAAGAACAATTAGATACAGGATTTCGAAATTTATATGCCTCATTAATAACTGTATTAAAAGCAAAATTTGGCATTGCAACTAGGAACTCTGTATTTTTATCTTTGTTAAAAGATGATAAGTTAAAGGACTATATTTCTGATTTAGCAAATAATAGGCAAAAAGGAAATAATATTGATAAGGAAGGATAA
- a CDS encoding FtsH/Yme1/Tma family ATP-dependent metallopeptidase — protein sequence MKNRKIFISFFIIILVGTAAYFTYDYIFNRAEKVPYKEFYSEVESDNIKTAVFKENSIIFTKRNQPLDDSLFGGRAKKYQTENPSSPSLKEVLLKQNVEVTTEQNGTQIVSTIFDAFFYIFFFFLILTVFRKFISPNSFKVLHKTGVKFDDVVGMEKLKKDMVQVMEIMKNPAEYAKKGIRMPKGILLEGEPGNGKTLFAKALAGEAKVNFIPAKATDFESMFMAIGPMKVKLLFRKARLRSPCIVFIDEFDGIGTVRNYSGSAIETENTRIVTALLNELDGFEPTNGVLVIAATNSTKALDPALIRPGRFDAKLTVPYPDSNARKQLIKMYTREKNQSSECTTEVLDKMFEGFSCAKIESVLNRAALIANQNSKSEFVLDDVRRAISEL from the coding sequence ATGAAAAATCGCAAAATCTTTATATCCTTTTTTATCATCATTTTGGTGGGAACTGCCGCATATTTTACATACGATTATATTTTCAATCGCGCAGAAAAAGTTCCTTACAAAGAATTTTATTCCGAAGTCGAATCCGATAATATTAAAACCGCCGTGTTCAAAGAAAACTCGATAATCTTTACAAAACGGAATCAGCCTCTAGATGATTCACTTTTTGGAGGCAGAGCAAAAAAATATCAGACAGAAAATCCGTCATCTCCATCATTGAAAGAAGTGCTCTTAAAACAAAATGTTGAAGTTACAACAGAACAAAATGGAACTCAAATTGTTTCGACAATTTTTGATGCTTTTTTCTATATTTTCTTCTTTTTTCTGATTCTGACTGTGTTTCGGAAATTTATCAGTCCAAACTCTTTTAAGGTGTTGCACAAGACAGGCGTAAAATTTGACGACGTAGTCGGAATGGAAAAACTTAAAAAAGATATGGTTCAAGTGATGGAAATCATGAAAAATCCGGCGGAATATGCAAAAAAAGGAATCAGAATGCCGAAAGGAATTTTACTTGAGGGAGAACCGGGAAACGGAAAAACTCTGTTTGCAAAAGCTCTTGCAGGCGAAGCGAAAGTCAACTTTATTCCGGCAAAAGCGACTGATTTTGAAAGCATGTTCATGGCGATTGGTCCGATGAAAGTAAAGCTTCTTTTTAGAAAAGCTCGGCTCCGTTCTCCGTGCATCGTTTTTATAGATGAATTTGACGGAATCGGAACTGTCAGAAATTATAGTGGGTCTGCTATTGAGACGGAAAATACTCGAATTGTCACGGCGCTTTTAAATGAGCTCGACGGTTTTGAACCGACAAACGGAGTCCTTGTGATTGCTGCGACAAACAGTACAAAAGCATTGGATCCTGCTCTTATCAGACCTGGCCGTTTTGACGCAAAACTCACAGTCCCATATCCTGACTCAAACGCCCGAAAGCAGCTGATAAAAATGTATACGCGAGAAAAAAATCAGTCATCTGAATGTACAACCGAAGTACTCGATAAAATGTTTGAAGGATTTTCTTGTGCGAAAATTGAAAGTGTTTTGAACAGAGCCGCTCTTATCGCAAATCAAAATAGTAAATCAGAATTTGTGCTTGACGACGTGCGGCGTGCAATTTCCGAGCTGTAA
- a CDS encoding EFR1 family ferrodoxin (N-terminal region resembles flavodoxins. C-terminal ferrodoxin region binds two 4Fe-4S clusters.): protein MPTDKIKLATFYFSPTGTTKKVIDYIVKGIEGDIICTTDLTKRYNREKTPDESFADAALIIIGAPAYGGFLYKEFRNYIKNLDFQGKCIIAVILYGNASPVFATREMISIIKKGNGKLLGYGEFVGEHSYSGKDIPVAKGRPDNDDLQKAIQFGRSVRDRLLNTEIWHFYNKVSVFDKIINFVADKKPVHTGKRMFTIPHTDNEKCIRCFKCIKVCPKNCISTDMTTDKNECIVCMACVKICPTGAREAYPKNIIFKLGLHSINKRKHESRFF, encoded by the coding sequence ATGCCTACGGATAAAATTAAACTTGCTACCTTTTACTTTTCACCTACGGGAACAACAAAAAAAGTCATTGATTATATTGTCAAAGGAATTGAAGGGGACATAATATGTACTACGGATTTGACTAAGCGATACAATAGAGAAAAAACACCTGATGAAAGTTTTGCGGATGCGGCTCTGATAATCATAGGAGCTCCGGCATACGGAGGGTTCTTATATAAGGAATTTAGAAACTACATAAAAAACTTGGATTTTCAAGGAAAATGTATAATTGCAGTCATACTATACGGCAATGCATCACCGGTGTTTGCTACCAGAGAAATGATATCTATAATAAAAAAGGGTAACGGAAAACTGCTCGGGTACGGAGAATTTGTCGGGGAGCATTCATATTCCGGAAAAGATATTCCGGTTGCGAAAGGCAGACCCGATAATGATGATTTACAAAAAGCAATACAGTTTGGAAGGTCTGTAAGGGATAGATTATTAAATACGGAAATTTGGCATTTTTATAATAAGGTAAGCGTATTTGATAAAATTATAAATTTTGTCGCAGATAAAAAACCGGTACATACGGGGAAAAGGATGTTTACTATTCCGCATACAGATAACGAAAAATGTATCCGATGTTTCAAATGTATAAAAGTATGCCCCAAGAATTGTATAAGTACGGATATGACAACCGATAAAAATGAATGTATTGTGTGCATGGCATGTGTTAAAATCTGCCCGACGGGGGCAAGAGAAGCCTATCCTAAAAATATAATATTTAAATTAGGTTTACATAGTATAAATAAAAGAAAACATGAATCCCGATTTTTCTAA